DNA from Actinoplanes sp. SE50/110:
GTCGTCGACGACCTCGGCGCCACGACGGCCAACCCGCTGTGTGTCGACTCCCCGCTCGGCAATGTCGAGACCTACCTCACCCAGGACGTGCCGGCGTGGATCCGGGCCCACCTGCAGGTCGCCTCCGACCGACAGCAGTGGTTCGTGGGTGGCTACTCACACGGCGGCACGTGCGCGCTGCAACTCGCCGTACGCGCGCCCTCCCTCTACGGCAAATTCGTGGACATCTCCGGCCAGCGTGAGCCCACCCTCGGCGCCCACGTCACCACGGTGCAGCGGGTCTTCGGCGGCGACAACGCGGCCTTCACCCGCATCAACCCCTTGGACATCATGAAACGGACCCGTTTCCCGACGACCGCCGCGTTCCTCGCCGCCGGCAACGATGACCACAGATATCTACCTCAGCAGCAGGACGTGCGTGCCGCCTGCCAGGCCGCCGGAATGCAAGTCGAATGGTTGCAGATACCGGGCAAACACAACATCACGTTCTGGCGGGAGGCCTTCAGGCAGGCGCTTCCGTGGATCTCCACGAACGGCCAGCTCGCCGAGAGCTGAGTGGCGACGACGGGTCCGCCCGGCCGGGGCGGACCGCCTCAGCGGCCGATGCCATCGCCGGGGCGGCGCGCCACCCGGGCGGCCCGGCCCGGGAGTGGGCTGTCCGCCCACCTCGCCGCCGAGCGCACCGCCTCGGCCATGCCATCGCGTCTCACAGTCGGGGCAATCCGGAGCCACGGCGTCCATCGTTGATCAATCTTGGCCTACCGAAGGTGGTGGCTGATGAACCACGAGTCGCGAACGGCGGCCGGCGAAGGCCTGCCGCAACGCTCTGGCCTCATGGTCCTTCCGGGAGAAGAGACCTGCCCGATCGACGTGGACGACGACCGCATCGTGGCGATCGACGAGGTCCGAGATCCCTCTCGCCTGGATCGTGTCGCGCCAGGCGTCGATGTTTCGCCCGAACCATGCCGGTAGTCCGCAGGGCTTCGCCACGGCATCCCAGAAGTCGTCGAGCGTCTCGATTTTCCTACTCCTGAGATCGACGATCAGATCGATGGCCACGTCGCTTCCTCCCCTTCCCCGTCACGACGTACGTCTCAGCGGGCGACGACGGTTGCCGGCATGGCGGAAAGCAAAGCCAGGAATTGGTCTTCCGCGAAGGTCTCCTCGCTGGCGAGTACCTGCCGGATCAGGTCACCGTCATACGGCAGCTGCGCCGCTCGAGCCCATGTTGCCGCCGCCGTCACCGCGGTTTCCGGTGCCACAGCCGGAGCGCCGTATTCAGCTGCCCTGTTCGGGTTCAGCACGGCGGACCATCGTGCGCCTCCCGGTGCTGCCGCTTCTACGACGGCACAGTCGCTGTCCAGGATGTAAGCCCCGACAACCGGCGCCTGAGTGTGAGTGGCAACGGCTGCGACCGCGCGTGCAAGATCTGGTTCGGCACCGAAGACCTGGCGGACCAGCCAGCCATGGTGGTCGTCAGCGACTGCTTGCTGGTGTTCGCCGAAAGCGTCGAGCGCAACGCTGCGCTCCTGGTCTTGAGGCCGGCGGATAGCCACGATGTATCCCCAGTAGCCCACGGTCACGCACCTTCTCGCTGTTGAACAGTTGCGGCGTCCCCGTCGTACCTGACGGGTAGCCCCGAGCCGCGAGGGCTTGAAAGATGCGCTCGACGGCGACTTGGTCGTGGTCACGATAGTCGGCGGTGGCGACCGGCCACAGACCACCCGATTGCAGCGACTCCACCTGATGGAAGGCAGCAACGGACCGTTCCCTCCGGGGACAGCACCGTCGCGGCCGGAGGCCGACCCGTGTGGTAACCAATCCCGGATCTTCCCGCGACACCCTCCACAACGAGGGGTGTTCCGTCCCATGCCCGTACGGCCCTGCGGCTGGCAGCGACAACTGCGGAACGAGGCTGATACCCGATGGATCCGGCCCACCTGCGCGACGTCCTGTCGCGCCACGACCCCGACCCTGAGGCGGTCCTGGCCCAGCTACGCGCCAAGCAGGGCGCGCGACGGCGGCGGCAGGCGATGATCGCCATGGGCACCGCAGTCGTGCTCGTCGCCGGTGGCATCGGCGTCTGGTCCCGGCTCGGCCAGGTGCCGGCGACCCCGGACTACACCGCGGGTGCGTCGCCCGCCGGCACGTCGCCCCCCGGTGGCGGCCGGCTCGCGGGCGCTGACGCGGATCAGGCCGCCAGCGCCTGTCTCGCCCTGCCGGAGTAGCTCTCCCGGGTGCCATCCGAAGGGGTATCCGTCATCGTCGCCCGAGGACAGCTGACCGGGCGCACCCGCCTCGACGGCTACCGTTTTCACGAGATGGAGCGGCCTCATTACATTACGGACCGCGCGGAACTCCTCGAGGAAGGGCCGTTGCGTGCGCCGACGAAGAACCCGCCGTGCCGCTCATCGTTGTTCAGCCACGGCTTTACCGACCGCGGCCGCGGCGAAGGTCTCCAGTACGTCGTCCGGTATCTGCCACTTCAGCGCCGTGGAGCCGTCCGGCTCGATGCCGTACTGCTCGACATCCTCGGCCTCAGCCTCCCGGCCGTGCGAGGCCAGGAAGTCCGCCAGCTCTCCCACCCCGTACGCCAAGCGAAGCAAAACTCGCGTGCGGTGCAGCTTCTCGAGCCCATCAATGTCACCGGCGGCAGCCAGCACCCCGAGCAGCTTCCCCGCCGATCTGCGGTCCGTGGTGGCGGATGGCCATAGGACGGCGGCGGCACGCACATGATCGCCCGCTGCCGTGTAGCTCTCCGCCAGACGCCGGGCGACCTCGCCGTGACCGCGTTCCGCCGCCCGCAGGCGCCACTCCGCGGCAGCATCCGCCTGTCCGCTCAGCTCCACCTGTTCGATGAGCAGTACCACGGATTCCCAGTCGTCGTCCTGAGCCCGCGGCGTCAGCCACTCAGCGGCGCCGGCATGCCCGTCGCGGCGGACCAGCAGGTCGACCGCGTCCCGTACGGATCCCGCCTGCCGCTGATCCGCGGCGAGCCGCGCCACCTCCCACGCCTCGTCGCCGCGGTCATGATCAAGCAGGAAGGTGAGCAGGCGACGTCGACCGAACGAATGTCCCGCGTCCGAAGAGGTTCGAAACCAGCGCTCGGCCTCATGCGGGTCACCGGCCGCTAGTGCGTTGACCACGAACGTTCACCGGGTCGATGACACGCCGGATCACTTCCACCGGTAACTGCTGGGAACACCTCACTCTCAACGGCGATGACATTCGTCGTGGAGAGTGAGGTAGCGGGTTGGCCGAGCCGGTCAGGGCACGGCGGTTGACGCAAGAAGAAGGCCGCAAGCTGCAACAACTAGTCCGCAGAGGCAAGCACGATTCGGTCCGGGTGCGCCGGGCGTTGATCATCATGGCGTCCGCGTCCGGGACACCCGTCGCAGCAATCGCGAGCCTGATCGCCGGGCATGAGGACACCGTCCGCGACGTGATCCACTCGTTCAACGAGATCGGCTTACGTGCGCTGGACCCTCAGTGGGCGGGAGGCCGTCCCCGCCGGATCAGTGACGACGATGAAGCGTTCATCGTCGCGACGGCCACGGCCCGCCCGAGCACGCTCGGGCGGCCCTTCACCTGCTGGAGCCTGCGCAAACTCGCCGATTTTCTGGCCACCGACGCCACTCGCGAAGTCATCATCGGCCGGGAACGGCTGCGACAGATCCTGCGCCGCAACCAGGTCAGCTGGCAGCGGACCCGGACCTGGAAGCAGTCGAAGGACCCGGACTTCGACGCCAAACTCGACCGGATCGAGGAAGTCACCACCCAATTCCCGACCCGCAGCTTTGCGTCCGACCAGTTCCGGCCGTTGTCGATCCGCCCCAACCACGGCCGCGGCTGGGCCCCGCGAACGCATCCGGACCGGCTGCCGGCGACCTACCATCGCACGCACGGCATCCGCTACTTCCACGGCTGCTACAGCCTCGGCGACGACCAGCTCTGGGGCGTGAACCGGCGACGCAAAGGCGCAGACCACACCCTGTCCGCGCTCAAATCGATCCGGAAAGCGCGGCCGGACGGCGCACCGATCTACGTAATCATGGACAACCTGTCGGCGAACAAAACGCCGACCATCCGGGCCTGGGCCGCTCGTAACAAGGTCGAGCTATGCCTGACGCCGACCAGCGCGTCCTGGGCCAACCCGATCGAGGCGCAGTTCGGGCCGCTGCGCATGTTCACCATGGCGAACTCGAACCACCCGAACCACACCGTCTTAGCTCGCAAGCTGCAGAAATACTTGCGCTGGCGCAACGCCAACGCCCGCCACCCCGACGTCCTGGCCGCGCAACGCCGCGAACGAGCCCGGGTTCGCAGCGAACGTCAACAACGCTGGGGCCGACCCCGAACGAAGGCCGCCTGACGGAT
Protein-coding regions in this window:
- a CDS encoding barstar family protein gives rise to the protein MAIDLIVDLRSRKIETLDDFWDAVAKPCGLPAWFGRNIDAWRDTIQARGISDLVDRHDAVVVHVDRAGLFSRKDHEARALRQAFAGRRSRLVVHQPPPSVGQD
- a CDS encoding IS630 family transposase codes for the protein MAEPVRARRLTQEEGRKLQQLVRRGKHDSVRVRRALIIMASASGTPVAAIASLIAGHEDTVRDVIHSFNEIGLRALDPQWAGGRPRRISDDDEAFIVATATARPSTLGRPFTCWSLRKLADFLATDATREVIIGRERLRQILRRNQVSWQRTRTWKQSKDPDFDAKLDRIEEVTTQFPTRSFASDQFRPLSIRPNHGRGWAPRTHPDRLPATYHRTHGIRYFHGCYSLGDDQLWGVNRRRKGADHTLSALKSIRKARPDGAPIYVIMDNLSANKTPTIRAWAARNKVELCLTPTSASWANPIEAQFGPLRMFTMANSNHPNHTVLARKLQKYLRWRNANARHPDVLAAQRRERARVRSERQQRWGRPRTKAA